A section of the Hevea brasiliensis isolate MT/VB/25A 57/8 chromosome 17, ASM3005281v1, whole genome shotgun sequence genome encodes:
- the LOC110647111 gene encoding protein DETOXIFICATION 16 yields MERGEKSSLESSLIPSQELDEEEEEEELSKQNCCRGDFIEEAKKQLWLAGPLIAVSMLQYCLQLISVMFVGHLGELALSSASMASSFGSVTGFSVLLGMGSALETLCGQAYGAKQYHMLGIHAQRAMLTLLALSIPLAIIWFYTSTILIFVGQDHEISTGAGTFNRWMIPSLFAFGLLQCLNRFLQTQNNVIPMMVSSGITASLHILMCWVLVFKSGLGSKGAALAITISYWINVFLLAMYIKFSPACMKTWRGFSREALHDILSFVKLAIPSAIMICLEYWSFEMVVLLSGLLPNPKLETSVLSISLNTCWMVYMISVGLGSAISTRVSNELGAGRPQGARLALCVMIIIALSEGAVVGISTILVRRQWGKLYSNEEEVIKYVAKMMPLLALSDFLDGFQCVLSGAARGCGWQNLCAFINLGAYYVVAIPCALLFAFVLHIGGMGLWMGIIFGLSVQVVALVTVNACTNWDQEVTKAIDRFGETSSE; encoded by the exons ATGGAAAGAGGAGAAAAATCAAGTCTTGAATCTTCTCTGATTCCAAGCCAAGAACTtgacgaagaagaagaagaagaagaattatcTAAACAAAATTGCTGCAGAGGGGATTTTATTGAAGAAGCAAAGAAGCAACTGTGGCTTGCGGGGCCACTTATAGCAGTTAGTATGCTGCAGTATTGTTTGCAATTGATATCTGTTATGTTTGTGGGGCATCTTGGTGAGCTTGCTCTTTCTAGCGCTTCCATGGCATCTTCCTTCGGTTCAGTGACTGGTTTCAGTGTATTG CTAGGGATGGGAAGTGCATTGGAGACACTTTGTGGGCAAGCCTATGGAGCAAAACAATACCACATGCTTGGAATTCACGCACAAAGGGCAATGCTAACCCTTCTAGCACTAAGCATTCCCCTGGCAATCATCTGGTTTTACACCAGCACCATTCTTATATTTGTTGGCCAAGATCACGAGATATCAACTGGAGCAGGAACATTCAATCGCTGGATGATTCCTAGCCTTTTTGCCTTTGGCTTGCTGCAATGCCTGAACAGATTTCTCcaaacccaaaataatgttaTTCCTATGATGGTCAGCTCTGGGATTACAGCTTCTCTGCACATTCTTATGTGTTGGGTTCTTGTTTTCAAGTCTGGACTTGGAAGCAAAGGAGCTGCCTTGGCAATTACCATTTCCTATTGGATTAACGTATTCTTATTAGCAATGTATATTAAATTCTCCCCAGCTTGCATGAAGACTTGGAGAGGGTTTTCAAGAGAAGCACTGCATGATATCCTCAGCTTTGTAAAGCTTGCAATTCCTTCAGCAATCATGATATG CTTGGAATATTGGTCTTTTGAGATGGTGGTTCTCTTGTCTGGTCTACTCCCAAATCCCAAACTGGAGACATCTGTGCTATCGATAAG CCTTAACACATGTTGGATGGTCTACATGATCTCTGTTGGCCTTGGTAGTGCCATAAG TACAAGAGTATCAAATGAACTAGGGGCAGGGCGCCCACAAGGTGCGCGTCTGGCTCTCTGTGTCATGATCATAATAGCACTCTCAGAAGGTGCAGTGGTCGGAATCAGTACAATTTTGGTACGCAGACAATGGGGAAAGCTCTACAGCAATGAAGAAGAGGTGATCAAATATGTTGCTAAAATGATGCCTCTATTAGCACTATCTGATTTCTTGGATGGATTCCAGTGTGTGCTCTCAG GTGCTGCTAGAGGATGTGGATGGCAAAATCTATGTGCATTTATCAACCTTGGGGCTTATTATGTTGTAGCAATTCCTTGTGCTTTGCTCTTTGCTTTTGTCTTGCATATTGGAGGCATG GGGCTTTGGATGGGAATCATATTTGGGCTCTCAGTACAAGTTGTGGCACTTGTTACAGTAAATGCATGCACTAATTGGGATCAAGAAGTAA CCAAAGCCATTGATAGATTCGGAGAAACTAGCAGTGAATGA